The Camelus dromedarius isolate mCamDro1 chromosome 1, mCamDro1.pat, whole genome shotgun sequence genome has a window encoding:
- the MED28 gene encoding mediator of RNA polymerase II transcription subunit 28, with product MAAPLGGMFSGQPPGPPPPPPGLLGQASLLQATPGVPRTSNSTLVDELESSFEACFASLVSQDYVNGTDQEEIRTGVDQCIQKFLDIARQTECFFLQKRLQLSVQKPEQVIKEDVSELRNELQRKDALVQKHLTKLRHWQQVLEDINVQHKKPAEIPQGSLAYLEQASANIPAPVKQT from the exons ATGGCGGCTCCGCTGGGCGGTATGTTCTCCGGGCAGCCACCCGGACCCCCACCACCCCCGCCGGGACTCCTAGGCCAGGCTTCGCTTCTTCAGGCCACGCCAGGCGTCCCGAGAACTTCTAACAGTACCTTGGTGGACGAGTTGGAGTCATCTTTCGAG GCTTGTTTTGCTTCTCTGGTGAGTCAAGACTATGTCAATGGTACAGATCAGGAAGAGATCCGAACTG GTGTTGATCAGTGTATCCAGAAATTTCTAGATATTGCAAGACAGACAGAATGTTTTTTCCTACAAAAAAGGTTGCAGTTATCTGTCCAGAAACCAGAGCAAGTTATCAAAGAG GATGTCTCAGAATTAAGGAACGAATTACAGCGGAAGGATGCTCTGGTCCAGAAGCACTTAACAAAACTGAGGCATTGGCAGCAGGTGCTGGAGGACATCAATGTGCAGCACAAAAAGCCAGCCGAAATCCCTCAGGGATCCCTGGCCTACCTCGAGCAGGCGTCTGCAAACATCCCTGCACCAGTGAAGCAGACCTGA